One genomic region from Yersinia canariae encodes:
- a CDS encoding LysR family transcriptional regulator, giving the protein MNWDDARFFLAVVRKGSLRQAAHELRVDQATVGRRITTLEAVLGAKLFIRTPKAFTLSPLGERMLADVITMENAAQSIGRKAANSDSQLQGVVSIATTDTLAEAFVLPALKQLRQQYPEITLRVLTGIDISDIAYHSVDLAIRGLRPNDNELVIKRLTTIEMGLYATHDYLARHGMPRSGEFFCGHQLLLFPQQSVPRHWQALCGEPLENPNVVLESNSQQLLRSAARKGAGIGLLSSFLADNDAELVRIWPDKCDWVDIWLVVHPDVQRAARVRAVINALEISFSGANPPQ; this is encoded by the coding sequence ATGAATTGGGATGATGCCAGATTCTTCCTTGCCGTCGTGCGCAAAGGCAGCTTACGCCAGGCCGCCCATGAGCTGCGGGTGGATCAAGCCACCGTTGGCCGCCGAATCACAACATTGGAAGCGGTTTTGGGTGCAAAGCTTTTTATCCGCACACCAAAAGCGTTTACCCTCAGCCCGCTGGGAGAGCGGATGTTGGCCGATGTTATTACTATGGAAAACGCCGCTCAGAGCATTGGTCGAAAAGCCGCCAATAGTGATAGCCAGTTGCAAGGAGTGGTGAGCATCGCCACCACTGACACTCTGGCCGAGGCCTTTGTGCTACCTGCCCTCAAGCAGTTGCGCCAGCAATATCCTGAAATTACACTACGAGTGCTGACCGGCATTGATATCTCTGATATTGCTTATCACAGTGTTGATCTGGCGATTCGTGGTCTGCGCCCAAATGATAATGAATTGGTTATCAAGCGGTTAACAACTATTGAGATGGGGCTGTATGCCACCCATGATTATTTAGCCCGGCACGGCATGCCGCGCAGTGGTGAGTTTTTTTGTGGTCACCAACTGCTGTTATTCCCGCAGCAATCCGTGCCGCGCCACTGGCAAGCGCTATGTGGCGAGCCGTTGGAAAATCCCAATGTGGTGCTGGAAAGTAATTCCCAACAATTGCTGCGTTCTGCCGCACGCAAGGGGGCGGGAATCGGATTGCTGTCATCTTTTCTGGCAGATAATGACGCTGAACTGGTGCGCATCTGGCCTGATAAATGCGATTGGGTGGATATCTGGCTGGTGGTTCACCCTGATGTACAGCGGGCGGCCAGAGTACGTGCGGTGATAAATGCACTTGAGATAAGCTTTAGCGGTGCCAATCCGCCGCAATAG
- a CDS encoding DUF1097 domain-containing protein has translation MNIILMIAITTGILSGIWGWVAVSLGLISWAGFLGCTAYFACPQGGLKGLLITLLTCVSGVFWAMMIIQGSALQPEWTILGYVLTGIVAFLMCIQACQQWLSFVPGTFIGACATFAGNGDWKLVIVSLLVGVVFGYAMKNSGLWLAAWGARAKLNVRFMIDKKM, from the coding sequence ATGAACATTATTCTGATGATTGCCATTACCACCGGCATTCTCTCAGGTATCTGGGGTTGGGTTGCGGTCAGCCTGGGGCTTATCAGTTGGGCGGGGTTCTTGGGGTGTACCGCATACTTTGCCTGCCCACAGGGTGGTTTGAAGGGGCTGCTTATCACGCTGCTAACCTGTGTGAGTGGGGTATTCTGGGCGATGATGATTATTCAGGGAAGTGCTTTGCAGCCTGAATGGACCATCCTTGGCTATGTTCTGACGGGGATTGTGGCTTTTTTGATGTGTATCCAAGCCTGTCAGCAGTGGCTATCATTTGTTCCCGGCACTTTTATCGGCGCTTGCGCAACTTTTGCTGGCAATGGTGATTGGAAGCTGGTGATTGTTTCACTGTTGGTTGGCGTGGTGTTTGGTTATGCGATGAAGAATAGTGGCTTGTGGTTGGCGGCATGGGGAGCTAGGGCTAAACTAAATGTGCGATTTATGATAGACAAAAAAATGTGA
- the nuoN gene encoding NADH-quinone oxidoreductase subunit NuoN, whose product MTITPQQLIAMLPLLIVGLTVVVVMLSIAWRRDHFINATLTVIGLNLALLSLYFVGQVGPMDVTPLMRVDGYAMFYTGLVIVASLATSTFAYPWLNGYPDNREEFYLLVLIATMGGILLASANHLASLFLGIELISLPLFGLIGYAYRQKRSLEASIKYMLLSAAASSFLLFGMALLYAESGSLSFASLGKSLSDSTIHQPLILAGLGMMIVGLGFKLSLVPFQLWTPDVYQGAPAPVSTFLATASKIAIFAVVMRLFLYAPAADSEAVRLVLSLIAVASILFGNLMAISQTNIKRLLGYSSIAHLGYLLIALVAVQTHQLALETVGVYLAGYLFSSLGAFGVVSLMSSPYKGPDAESLFSYRGLFWHKPILSAVMTVMMLSLAGIPMTLGFIGKFFVVAMGVSANLWWLTGAVVLGSAIGLYYYLRVTVSLYLSAPETLVRDTPSNWALTAGGVVVLISAILVLFLGVYPQPLISLVQFAQPLM is encoded by the coding sequence ATGACAATAACTCCTCAACAACTGATCGCAATGCTACCGCTGTTGATCGTCGGATTGACGGTGGTGGTTGTGATGCTGTCCATTGCGTGGCGACGCGATCACTTTATCAACGCCACTCTGACGGTTATCGGGCTTAACCTGGCACTGCTGTCACTTTACTTTGTCGGCCAGGTCGGGCCGATGGATGTCACGCCGCTGATGCGGGTTGACGGCTACGCGATGTTCTATACCGGGCTGGTGATTGTTGCCAGTCTGGCGACCAGCACCTTTGCTTATCCATGGCTCAATGGCTATCCGGATAACCGTGAAGAGTTCTACTTGCTGGTGCTGATTGCGACAATGGGCGGTATTCTGCTAGCCAGTGCCAATCATCTGGCCTCACTGTTCTTGGGTATCGAACTGATTTCCTTGCCGTTGTTTGGCTTGATTGGTTATGCCTATCGCCAGAAGCGCTCACTGGAAGCCAGTATCAAATACATGCTGCTGTCTGCGGCGGCATCGTCATTCCTGCTATTTGGTATGGCGCTGTTGTATGCAGAGTCCGGTAGTTTGTCTTTTGCCAGCCTCGGCAAAAGCCTGAGTGATTCCACCATCCACCAGCCGCTGATTCTAGCCGGTCTGGGCATGATGATCGTGGGGCTTGGCTTTAAATTGTCATTGGTGCCGTTCCAACTGTGGACGCCGGATGTGTATCAGGGCGCACCTGCCCCGGTATCTACTTTCCTGGCGACGGCCAGTAAGATTGCCATCTTTGCGGTGGTGATGCGCTTGTTCCTGTATGCGCCAGCCGCCGACAGTGAAGCGGTGCGTTTAGTGCTCTCCTTGATTGCTGTGGCATCGATTCTGTTTGGTAACCTGATGGCTATCAGCCAGACCAACATCAAGCGCCTGCTGGGCTATTCCTCTATTGCGCACCTTGGCTACTTGCTGATTGCGTTGGTGGCGGTACAAACCCATCAGTTGGCACTGGAAACCGTCGGCGTCTATCTGGCCGGTTACCTGTTCAGCAGCTTGGGGGCTTTCGGGGTTGTCAGTCTGATGTCCAGCCCGTACAAAGGCCCGGATGCGGAATCCCTGTTCTCCTACCGCGGGTTGTTCTGGCATAAGCCAATTCTGTCTGCGGTGATGACAGTGATGATGTTGTCACTGGCGGGTATTCCAATGACACTGGGCTTTATCGGTAAGTTCTTTGTTGTGGCAATGGGTGTGAGCGCGAACCTGTGGTGGCTGACCGGTGCAGTGGTTTTAGGCAGTGCTATCGGCCTGTATTACTACCTGCGCGTCACTGTCAGCCTGTACCTCAGCGCGCCGGAGACATTAGTCCGTGATACACCAAGCAACTGGGCATTGACTGCCGGTGGTGTGGTGGTGCTGATTTCCGCGATTTTGGTGTTGTTCCTGGGTGTCTACCCGCAGCCGTTGATTTCGCTGGTGCAGTTTGCTCAACCACTGATGTAA
- the nuoM gene encoding NADH-quinone oxidoreductase subunit M produces MLLPWLILIPFIGGLLSWQCERFGTRVPRWIALLAMGLTLVLSLQLWVQGNYSLMNPAGIPQWQSEFTLPWIPRFGISFHLALDGLSLLMVVLTGLLGVLAILCSWREIQRNQGFFYLNLLWILGGVIGVFLAIDMFLFFFFWEMMLVPMYFLIALWGHKASDGKTRIAAATKFFIYTQASGLIMLIAILGLVFVHYNATGIWTFNYEELLNTPMSHNVEYLLMLGFFIAFAVKMPVVPLHGWLPDAHSQAPTAGSVDLAGILLKTAAYGLLRFSLPLFPNASAEFAPIAMWLGVVGIFYGAWMAFCQTDIKRLIAYTSVSHMGFVLIAIYTGSQLAYQGAVIQMIAHGLSAAGMFIICGQLYERLHTRDMRQMGGLWGRIKYLPALSLFFAVATLGMPGTGNFVGEFMILFGSFQVVPVITVISTFGLVFASVYSLIMMQRAYYGAPKSEEALPGMSARELSIILLLVVLLVLLGVYPQPILDTSHAAMSNVQQWFSASSIPVPSITTTRP; encoded by the coding sequence ATGCTATTACCTTGGCTAATTCTTATCCCCTTTATCGGCGGCTTACTGTCTTGGCAGTGTGAGCGCTTCGGTACCAGAGTACCGCGCTGGATAGCGCTACTCGCGATGGGGCTGACATTGGTGCTCTCCTTGCAGTTATGGGTGCAGGGCAACTATTCACTGATGAACCCGGCGGGTATTCCGCAGTGGCAGTCAGAATTCACCTTGCCGTGGATCCCACGGTTCGGCATCTCATTCCATCTGGCTTTAGATGGTTTGTCTCTGCTGATGGTGGTGCTGACGGGCCTACTGGGTGTGCTGGCTATTCTCTGTTCGTGGCGTGAAATTCAGCGCAATCAGGGCTTCTTCTACCTGAATCTGTTGTGGATTCTGGGTGGGGTAATCGGCGTGTTCCTCGCCATCGACATGTTCCTGTTCTTCTTCTTCTGGGAAATGATGTTGGTGCCGATGTACTTCCTGATTGCCTTGTGGGGTCATAAAGCATCCGACGGTAAAACCCGAATCGCGGCGGCCACCAAATTCTTCATCTATACCCAGGCCAGCGGCCTTATCATGCTGATTGCCATTTTGGGGCTGGTGTTTGTGCACTACAACGCCACTGGTATCTGGACGTTCAACTACGAAGAGTTGCTGAACACCCCGATGTCGCACAATGTTGAATATCTGCTAATGCTGGGCTTCTTTATCGCGTTTGCGGTAAAAATGCCGGTGGTGCCATTGCACGGTTGGTTGCCAGATGCACACAGTCAGGCGCCAACGGCGGGTTCTGTCGACTTGGCGGGGATTTTGCTGAAAACCGCGGCTTATGGTTTGCTGCGTTTCAGCTTGCCGCTGTTCCCGAATGCATCCGCTGAGTTTGCGCCAATCGCCATGTGGTTAGGTGTTGTCGGCATCTTCTACGGTGCGTGGATGGCGTTCTGCCAGACCGATATCAAACGCCTGATTGCTTATACCAGCGTATCGCACATGGGCTTTGTGTTGATTGCCATCTATACCGGCAGCCAACTGGCTTACCAGGGTGCGGTCATCCAAATGATTGCTCACGGCTTGTCTGCCGCCGGGATGTTCATCATCTGCGGTCAGTTATACGAGCGTTTGCATACGCGTGATATGCGCCAGATGGGCGGCCTGTGGGGTCGAATCAAGTATTTGCCTGCGCTGTCGCTGTTCTTCGCGGTGGCAACATTGGGGATGCCGGGTACCGGTAACTTCGTCGGCGAATTCATGATCCTGTTCGGCAGCTTCCAGGTGGTGCCGGTCATTACCGTGATTTCTACTTTCGGGCTGGTTTTTGCTTCGGTTTACTCTTTGATTATGATGCAACGTGCTTATTACGGCGCACCAAAGTCAGAAGAGGCTTTGCCGGGCATGAGTGCAAGGGAACTGTCCATCATCCTGCTGTTAGTGGTGCTGTTAGTGTTGCTGGGGGTTTACCCGCAGCCAATTCTCGACACCTCCCATGCTGCGATGAGTAATGTACAGCAATGGTTCTCAGCTTCATCTATTCCAGTACCATCTATTACAACTACAAGGCCGTAA
- a CDS encoding YhcH/YjgK/YiaL family protein — protein sequence MILDELKSAVNNPLYPDAIRRTLAAISKMDLANLPAGEQDIEGREIYLNHIIAATKPLYEQAPELHRYYIDIHILLEGSEVIGASPSTQGQRPTMNFDTERDYGLFEGISTETLLTLAPGDIALLFPGELHRPMGTLGDIAPLRKIVVKVAAHLI from the coding sequence ATGATACTTGATGAATTGAAAAGCGCGGTGAATAACCCACTTTATCCGGATGCTATCCGCCGTACACTGGCCGCTATCAGTAAGATGGATTTAGCCAATCTGCCCGCAGGTGAGCAAGACATTGAAGGCCGTGAAATTTACCTGAACCACATTATTGCCGCGACCAAACCCTTGTATGAGCAAGCCCCTGAATTGCATCGTTATTACATTGATATTCATATTTTGTTGGAAGGCAGTGAGGTCATTGGCGCGTCACCATCGACTCAGGGCCAGCGCCCGACCATGAATTTTGATACCGAGCGGGATTACGGCTTGTTTGAGGGGATTAGTACCGAAACGTTGTTAACACTGGCTCCGGGTGATATCGCACTGCTGTTCCCCGGCGAGTTACATCGGCCAATGGGGACTCTGGGGGATATTGCGCCGCTGCGCAAAATTGTGGTGAAGGTAGCAGCGCATCTTATTTGA
- a CDS encoding MFS transporter: protein MSEGLTRTAPVSHSAVSYFSVLFFIALALTAALLNSSAPTPLYPLYQQHLALTSVSLTLVYGAYAAGVLISLFAVGNLAGRVADLRLMMLPALGAVLTGALLFAVADSFNLMFMARLLAGIGTGALTGASNLALIRFCPPDGGKRAALIATLSFTAGLALGPVFSSLSLQADFHPTVVPFVLIIMMATAAALGVAFFWPKQMTAAVTHSASVPRSPDSTLLSGLQLTGSKFFLCATALFVSWAVAASILAIGPAIATQLLSVQSKGLFGYVIALYLVIAGICQLVSRNLDSRFSLYSGCLAQGFAVIAFAAAVHFHSLLLAGMGMVMTGYAFGTIFVGSAALVNLISPKASHARLLSLFYVIAYTANWVPVLLGVIIDRSSLLTAANTLFIVAAPVCLLLAVLVARADFPRN, encoded by the coding sequence ATGAGCGAGGGTTTAACCCGCACGGCACCCGTTAGCCACTCGGCAGTATCCTATTTTTCGGTGCTGTTTTTCATTGCGCTCGCATTAACGGCGGCGTTACTTAACAGCAGTGCGCCAACGCCACTTTATCCACTATATCAACAACATCTGGCCCTAACTTCAGTCAGCCTGACCCTAGTTTACGGCGCTTATGCTGCGGGAGTATTGATTTCCCTGTTTGCCGTGGGGAATTTGGCCGGGAGGGTGGCTGACCTGCGGTTGATGATGTTGCCCGCGTTGGGCGCTGTGCTTACCGGTGCTTTGTTATTTGCTGTTGCCGATTCTTTCAATCTGATGTTTATGGCGCGGTTATTGGCGGGTATTGGCACCGGGGCTCTGACGGGAGCATCAAATCTGGCGCTAATTCGCTTTTGCCCACCTGATGGCGGTAAGCGCGCGGCATTGATTGCGACATTATCCTTTACAGCGGGCCTGGCTTTAGGGCCGGTATTTAGTAGTTTGTCATTACAGGCCGATTTTCATCCAACGGTAGTGCCGTTTGTTTTAATTATTATGATGGCTACGGCCGCTGCATTGGGAGTGGCATTTTTTTGGCCAAAACAGATGACGGCGGCAGTCACTCACTCGGCAAGTGTGCCGCGCTCGCCAGACAGCACACTGCTTTCCGGTTTGCAGCTAACCGGCAGTAAGTTTTTTCTTTGCGCGACGGCACTGTTCGTCTCTTGGGCTGTTGCCGCCAGTATTTTGGCGATTGGGCCGGCCATTGCCACACAGCTGTTATCTGTCCAAAGCAAAGGGCTGTTTGGCTATGTTATCGCGCTATATCTGGTGATTGCCGGTATCTGCCAATTGGTCAGCCGCAACCTGGACAGCCGCTTCTCACTTTACTCCGGTTGCTTAGCGCAAGGGTTTGCTGTTATAGCTTTCGCGGCGGCAGTTCACTTCCATTCATTGCTTTTGGCGGGGATGGGTATGGTGATGACGGGGTATGCATTTGGCACTATTTTTGTCGGTAGCGCCGCACTGGTGAACCTGATTTCACCGAAAGCCAGTCATGCGCGTTTGCTGTCGCTGTTCTATGTCATTGCCTATACCGCTAATTGGGTGCCGGTGCTGCTGGGGGTGATTATTGACCGCAGCAGCTTGCTCACTGCGGCAAACACGTTATTTATTGTCGCCGCCCCGGTGTGTTTACTGTTAGCCGTTCTGGTCGCCAGAGCAGATTTCCCACGGAATTAA
- the nuoL gene encoding NADH-quinone oxidoreductase subunit L, with amino-acid sequence MNLLYLTILLPLLGFLLLAFSRGRWSENTAATVGVGSIGLTALVTLYVAVDFLSQKATGVQVFNQHLWNWMSVGTFNIPLTLTLDGLSLTMLSVVTGVGFLIHMYASWYMRGEEGYSRFFAYTNLFIASMVVLVLADNLMLMYLGWEGVGLCSYLLIGFYYTNPANGAAAMKAFIVTRVGDVFLAIGLFILYQELGTLNIRELMVLAPQKLEMGSTAITWATLMLLGGAVGKSAQLPLQTWLADAMAGPTPVSALIHAATMVTAGVYLIARTHGLFLMAPEVLHLVGIIGAVTLVLAGFAALVQTDIKRVLAYSTMSQIGYMFLALGVQAWDAAIFHLMTHAFFKALLFLSSGSVILACHHEQNIFKMGGLRKTIPLVYICFLVGGAALAALPVVTAGFYSKDEILWGALASGHINLMVAGLVGAFLTALYTFRMIFIVFHGEPKTKAHPVKGITHNLPLIVLLVLSTFVGALITPPLAGVLPELHFGEEGKMPLEIFSGVLVVIGIALAAFLYLGKRQLVNSIAQSAPGRFFTVWWFHAWGFDWLYHNVFVRPYLWIAKLIQRDPLNSLMNTPAVLSRWSNRGLTVSENGQVRWYVASMGLGAVVVLALLLFV; translated from the coding sequence ATGAACCTATTATATTTAACAATTCTGCTGCCACTGCTGGGCTTCTTGCTGTTGGCATTTTCCCGTGGGCGTTGGTCTGAAAATACCGCCGCCACGGTCGGGGTCGGGTCGATTGGCCTGACTGCGTTGGTGACACTGTATGTAGCAGTGGACTTCCTCAGCCAAAAGGCAACCGGGGTTCAGGTCTTCAATCAGCACCTGTGGAACTGGATGTCGGTCGGTACTTTCAACATTCCGCTGACACTGACACTCGACGGCCTGTCGCTGACCATGCTGTCTGTGGTCACTGGCGTGGGCTTCCTTATCCACATGTATGCCTCTTGGTATATGCGTGGGGAAGAGGGCTACTCCCGTTTCTTCGCCTACACCAACTTGTTTATCGCCAGTATGGTGGTTTTGGTGCTGGCGGATAACCTGATGCTGATGTATCTGGGTTGGGAAGGTGTGGGTCTGTGCAGCTACCTGCTGATCGGCTTCTACTACACCAATCCGGCTAATGGTGCGGCGGCCATGAAGGCCTTTATCGTGACCCGCGTGGGTGACGTGTTCCTGGCCATCGGGCTGTTCATTCTTTACCAAGAGCTGGGCACGCTAAATATTCGCGAGTTAATGGTGTTAGCACCGCAGAAACTGGAAATGGGCTCAACCGCCATTACTTGGGCGACGCTAATGCTGTTGGGTGGTGCGGTCGGTAAGTCGGCGCAGTTGCCATTACAAACTTGGCTTGCTGATGCGATGGCTGGCCCGACGCCGGTTTCTGCACTTATCCATGCGGCCACCATGGTCACTGCGGGTGTGTACTTGATTGCCCGTACCCATGGCCTGTTCCTGATGGCGCCAGAAGTTCTACATCTGGTGGGGATTATCGGGGCGGTTACCTTGGTGTTGGCCGGTTTTGCCGCACTGGTACAAACCGACATCAAGCGGGTCTTGGCCTATTCCACCATGAGCCAGATTGGCTACATGTTCCTGGCGCTCGGCGTTCAGGCGTGGGATGCCGCTATTTTCCACCTGATGACCCATGCATTCTTTAAAGCATTACTGTTCCTCTCCTCGGGTTCCGTGATTCTGGCCTGTCACCACGAGCAAAACATCTTCAAAATGGGCGGTCTGCGTAAGACTATTCCATTGGTGTATATCTGCTTCCTTGTGGGTGGCGCGGCGCTGGCTGCATTGCCAGTCGTCACCGCGGGCTTCTACAGTAAAGACGAAATTCTGTGGGGCGCATTGGCCAGTGGCCATATCAACCTGATGGTTGCGGGGCTGGTTGGGGCATTCCTCACCGCGCTGTATACCTTCCGGATGATCTTCATTGTGTTCCATGGCGAGCCAAAAACTAAAGCGCATCCAGTCAAAGGGATCACTCATAACCTGCCGCTGATTGTGTTGCTGGTGCTGTCGACCTTTGTTGGCGCGCTGATAACGCCACCGCTGGCTGGTGTATTGCCAGAGCTTCACTTCGGTGAAGAGGGCAAAATGCCGCTGGAAATTTTCTCCGGCGTGCTGGTGGTGATTGGCATAGCATTGGCCGCGTTCCTGTATTTGGGCAAACGTCAACTGGTCAACAGCATTGCGCAAAGTGCGCCGGGCCGCTTCTTTACGGTCTGGTGGTTCCACGCGTGGGGCTTCGACTGGCTGTACCATAACGTGTTTGTCCGTCCATATCTGTGGATTGCAAAATTGATACAGCGTGATCCGCTGAACTCACTGATGAATACCCCAGCGGTGCTTTCTCGCTGGAGTAATCGTGGTCTGACCGTTAGTGAAAATGGACAGGTGCGTTGGTATGTCGCGTCTATGGGTTTGGGTGCAGTCGTTGTACTGGCTCTGTTGCTTTTCGTTTAA
- a CDS encoding gluconokinase, translating to MSGKCIIVMGVSGTGKSCVGQALAQALYAKFIDGDDLHPRANIQKMASGQPLNDQDRAPWLERLSDVAYSLQQKNEVGFLVCSALKKQYRDRLREGNQGIRFLWLTGDYDLVLHRMQQRAGHFMPESLLKSQFATLEAPDAREPDIIPIDISPDIAGVVEHCIAALAQENNVSHCA from the coding sequence ATGTCAGGTAAATGCATTATTGTTATGGGCGTATCCGGTACAGGAAAATCCTGTGTTGGACAGGCGCTGGCACAGGCACTTTACGCCAAATTTATTGATGGCGATGACCTGCATCCTCGCGCCAATATCCAAAAGATGGCATCAGGCCAGCCGTTGAATGATCAAGATCGCGCTCCCTGGCTTGAGCGGTTAAGTGATGTGGCGTACAGCCTGCAACAAAAAAACGAAGTGGGTTTTTTAGTGTGCTCAGCACTGAAAAAGCAGTATCGCGACCGTCTGCGTGAAGGTAATCAAGGGATTCGCTTTCTGTGGCTGACGGGTGACTACGATTTGGTATTGCACAGAATGCAGCAGCGGGCTGGGCATTTTATGCCGGAGAGCCTGTTAAAGAGCCAGTTCGCGACACTAGAAGCACCTGATGCCCGTGAGCCGGACATCATTCCAATCGATATCTCGCCTGACATTGCCGGTGTTGTTGAGCACTGCATTGCCGCACTGGCACAAGAAAATAACGTCAGTCACTGTGCTTAA
- the idnO gene encoding gluconate 5-dehydrogenase produces MKNLFSLENRKVLITGSAQGIGFLLAKGLAEFGAEIIINDITAERAEKAVAELRASGFIAHAAAFNVTDHDAVNDAIAQIESSIGAIDILINNAGIQRRHAFTEFPEKDWDDVIAVNQKSVFLVSQAVSRYMVKRQRGKIINICSMQSELGRDTITPYAASKGAVKMLTRGMCVELARYNIQVNGIAPGYFKTDMTKALVDDKAFTDWLCKRTPAARWGDPEELIGAAVYLSSKASDFVNGHLLFVDGGMLVAV; encoded by the coding sequence ATGAAGAATTTATTTTCGTTAGAAAACCGCAAAGTATTAATTACTGGGTCCGCTCAAGGTATTGGATTTCTATTAGCGAAAGGCCTTGCTGAATTTGGTGCAGAAATAATAATTAATGATATTACGGCAGAGCGAGCAGAAAAAGCAGTCGCCGAATTACGTGCCAGCGGTTTTATTGCTCATGCAGCCGCATTTAATGTGACTGACCATGATGCTGTTAATGATGCTATTGCGCAAATAGAAAGTAGCATTGGTGCTATTGATATTTTAATTAACAATGCCGGTATTCAGCGCCGCCATGCTTTTACCGAATTCCCAGAAAAAGATTGGGACGATGTGATCGCGGTAAATCAGAAATCAGTATTCTTGGTTTCACAAGCGGTCTCCCGCTATATGGTTAAACGCCAACGCGGTAAAATTATTAATATTTGCTCAATGCAAAGTGAATTAGGCCGCGACACTATCACGCCATATGCCGCATCTAAAGGGGCGGTGAAGATGTTGACCCGCGGAATGTGTGTTGAGCTGGCCCGATACAATATTCAGGTCAATGGTATCGCACCGGGTTATTTCAAAACGGATATGACAAAAGCGCTGGTGGATGATAAAGCCTTCACCGATTGGTTGTGCAAACGGACACCTGCTGCTCGTTGGGGTGACCCGGAAGAGTTAATTGGCGCGGCGGTATATCTGTCTTCCAAAGCATCTGACTTTGTTAATGGTCACCTGTTGTTTGTCGACGGTGGGATGTTAGTGGCGGTTTGA